The region CCCCTTTTCGTGGCAAAACCCTCCTACAGTAGGTCTTCTCTTCCTCTGCTTGCAGGACAACTTTGCGGCATTCCACGCAAGAGGAGGCCTCAACATGCTGGGCCTGCAGGACATGTACTTAGACACCAACGGCGCCAACTCGTCGTCGGCCACTCTTAGTCCGCCCAGCACCCCCTTGACGCCACTGACCCCCGACCCGTCGACTGCCCAGACGACGACGCACTTCCCCCTTCTGGCGGACAGCGCCGCCTCTGCCAATACGCTCCTGCTCCAGCGGCAGTACCACTACCACTTgctgctccagcagcagcaacaacaactggcCCTGGCGCAGCACCAATTGGCCTTGGCAgcctcggcggcggcggccagtGCGAATCACCAGCAGAAGGACGAGATTGCGCGATCTTTGAAAATCTTTGCGCAGCTGACGACGGGCGCAGCAGGTGAGTGAAGAGAGGGGCGAATGGCGAAATGGCGTCGTAGAAAACGGAACGACGAAAGCAACGGGTGGAAGCGGGACAACTGGCTGTACAACTACAGTTATGCCCAAGTCATGGGCTTATTTCCAGGGGGATTAGAAAAGCCAAGTGCGTTGCATTCCAATTGGTGCATACAGattgttttctttgtttttatcctACTTCCAATGTTTTGAAGCTCTATGTTTGCTGTTTTGCTTTAAATTAATAGCAAGCTTTTACcgcttttaaattttccaagGATACATTAAAACtcctttcttaaaaaatcgGCTAAGAGTTACGAACAATCTGTTTTATCGTTTATATGTTCTGTGACGTTTGTCCATTTTCACTTTCTGAAGGTTTTTATGTGCAActgatttataaataaagttttccaTATTTAATTGTCCCTTAGAGGTCTGATAATCCCCCTGTAATTACTATTTCGGACACCAATGGCTTTTCGGTCGTTGACCTTCAGAACACTTTCGCTATTTCTTTTCCTAACACCCTGGAATGCCATTTTGGCGTCTTCTCTTCTCCGCTCTGTTTACGATCCTCGCAATTTGCTTGTTCTTTCCTGCTTTACTCGAAACCTAACGCGTTTTTGAACAGTGATGGACCTAATTATTGGCACAGCAAGCATTTTTTCTTACATCTCCTATGCTACTATTTGTAAGGCTCTATCTTCGTTATTAATATTGGAAAAAGCACGTCCATTAAAAGGTACTTTACTAATTTAGTTTGTgtatacaatttataaaaaattataaaacaaaaatgggcCAGATTATCGTAGCTTTTGTAGCAAAAAAACCGAATAACaatatacctttttttctTTCAGAAAACGGCGCAGGTTCCATGCAGGATGTGATGCAGGAGTTTGCAACCAACGGCTATGTAAGCGATGACCTTGGCCGCTTTTCCTACGGAAGTGCTCCGCCCCAGGCGCAGACACCTCCGCCggctcagcagcagcaacagcaaggGATGCACTTGCCACTGGGACGGAATCCTGTATTGCCATCCAATGGGACCAACTTGATGTCCGTGGCCACTCCACTGGCCTCCCAATGGCTGCACAACTACCGCGAGCAGCTGAACAGCGTGTGGAGAAACATGTCCTACAACAGTGCCGTGGGATTGCAGGCCCAGGCACAAGCTACAGTGGCCATGTCCCCCAATCTCGGCGTGGGAGTGGGTCTGGGACTGCCCGTGCAGCCCGATCAGCTTCGCGGTGCTTCCAATCCCAGCAACAATAAG is a window of Drosophila biarmipes strain raj3 chromosome 3R, RU_DBia_V1.1, whole genome shotgun sequence DNA encoding:
- the LOC108031551 gene encoding protein nanos isoform X1; its protein translation is MFRSNLEGSGAAAVSVGDPFSWQNPPTVGLLFLCLQDNFAAFHARGGLNMLGLQDMYLDTNGANSSSATLSPPSTPLTPLTPDPSTAQTTTHFPLLADSAASANTLLLQRQYHYHLLLQQQQQQLALAQHQLALAASAAAASANHQQKDEIARSLKIFAQLTTGAAENGAGSMQDVMQEFATNGYVSDDLGRFSYGSAPPQAQTPPPAQQQQQQGMHLPLGRNPVLPSNGTNLMSVATPLASQWLHNYREQLNSVWRNMSYNSAVGLQAQAQATVAMSPNLGVGVGLGLPVQPDQLRGASNPSNNKVHKRYNNNKPKEISRHCVFCENNNEPEAVVNSHTVRDNLNRVLCPKLRTYVCPICGASGDSAHTIKYCPKKPIITMEDAIKAESFRLAKSSYYKQQMKV
- the LOC108031551 gene encoding protein nanos isoform X2, with the translated sequence MFRSNLEGSGAAADNFAAFHARGGLNMLGLQDMYLDTNGANSSSATLSPPSTPLTPLTPDPSTAQTTTHFPLLADSAASANTLLLQRQYHYHLLLQQQQQQLALAQHQLALAASAAAASANHQQKDEIARSLKIFAQLTTGAAENGAGSMQDVMQEFATNGYVSDDLGRFSYGSAPPQAQTPPPAQQQQQQGMHLPLGRNPVLPSNGTNLMSVATPLASQWLHNYREQLNSVWRNMSYNSAVGLQAQAQATVAMSPNLGVGVGLGLPVQPDQLRGASNPSNNKVHKRYNNNKPKEISRHCVFCENNNEPEAVVNSHTVRDNLNRVLCPKLRTYVCPICGASGDSAHTIKYCPKKPIITMEDAIKAESFRLAKSSYYKQQMKV